Part of the Nicotiana tabacum cultivar K326 chromosome 20, ASM71507v2, whole genome shotgun sequence genome, GAGAAACTTGATGAGAGGCGGGCATCTTTTGCAAGGGAGACATGTAATAGAGGCCACCACGCTATTTACCCAAGCCAATCATCTTCCCCGTAGCCAAGTCCTGTAAAGTACAGAAAGTGAAAAACAACATGGCACAACAATTCAAAGCATTAGTGACTTTTCTTGCAGACATCAAATTTAAGCGAAAAGAGGGAACGCATAAAACATCATTTAAGGTGATCTCTGAGTTGTAAGGTATAGTGCTTGTGCAAGTGATAGTAGCTGAGGATCCAGTGGGTAATTTAACAATTGGTATTGACAGGGATTCTGTTTTGGTAAAAAGTGTGGAATCAGAAGCTATATGATCAGTAGCTCCACTATCCAAAATCCATGATTTACTAAATATGGAATTAATTGAAACATTTGGAAAAAAGAGAAGAACCTGCTGTATTTGCATAAGTATCGGCATTACCAGTAACATTATTTTGTGTCATCATAGATAAAGCACGAGCAATTTATTGAAGTTGACTTGTAGAAAGTCCATGTGAAGAACTGTTGTTCTCTTGAGTATGAATACCATGTGAAGTTTGGGAAGAATCCATAGCATTAGCAGATGGAAAGGTATTGTGCAAATTACCTTGGCCCCTACGTGAGGGTTGCTGGCCATTTTGGTTGTTTGATTTGTTTGAAGCCCAAGTGCCATTTTTAAACTTAAATCTATCTTCTATATGGCCCTTTTTGTCACAATAATTGCAATGAAATTTCAGAGTTCTGCAATTTTTAATTGTATGTCCCTCTCTGTTGCAGTGTTCACAATACTTACTTTTGAACTTGTTTGAAAAATTGATTGGAAGACTTTGAACTGTAGCAGCAATGGAAAAATTTTCAATTGATTCCGAAGACATACCTCGTTGCGTTTCTTCTTGTATAACAAGAGAGTAGGCTTGACGTACATTCGGTAATGGAGACATCATGAGAACATTTGAACGGACAACATTGTAAGTGTCATTGAGGCCCATGAGAAATTGCATTACGCGATCTTCTTCCATCTGTTCACCATGTCCTTTCATCTGGTTGCAAGTGGGGATAGATCGATGCGTGTCTAATTCATCCCAAAGACCTTTGAGTCTTATAAAATATGCAGAGACCGACATTGTACCTTGTGAAATAGATGCCAATGACTTTTGGATCTGATAGATAGCTGGTGCATTCTTTTGCGAGAATTGATCTCCAAAATCCTCCCATACTTGATAAGCGGTCTTAGCATGAATGACTCCTTTGGCTAGATCGGGCTCTACTGAATGTGTAAGCCAAGATAGAACCATGTTGTTACATTGATTCCATTGCGCATATTCTATTGGTTGTTCCGTCTCTAGAGGTGGTTTGATAGTTCTGCTGATAAAGCCAATTTTATTCTTGGCTGTGAGGGCATGTATCATGGATTTACTCCATGATGGATAGTTGGTGCCGTTCAGTTTCACTGGAACGAGCATATCATTGGGGTGATCTGAAGGATGAACAAAATATGGATTAGATTGGTCCAAACCAACGCTTTGCTGGATGGTTTTTGAAGTATCAGATTGGTAGATTGGTGT contains:
- the LOC107768899 gene encoding uncharacterized protein LOC107768899; protein product: MVNDKDETPIYQSDTSKTIQQSVGLDQSNPYFVHPSDHPNDMLVPVKLNGTNYPSWSKSMIHALTAKNKIGFISRTIKPPLETEQPIEYAQWNQCNNMVLSWLTHSVEPDLAKGVIHAKTAYQVWEDFGDQFSQKNAPAIYQIQKSLASISQGTMSVSAYFIRLKGLWDELDTHRSIPTCNQMKGHGEQMEEDRVMQFLMGLNDTYNVVRSNVLMMSPLPNVRQAYSLVIQEETQRGLGYGEDDWLG